The following coding sequences lie in one Alicyclobacillus curvatus genomic window:
- a CDS encoding response regulator transcription factor yields MIRVCIADDQRLMRDGLQTLLALESDIQPSVLAADGLEAVAAALGGLVDVMLMDIRMPTMDGIEAVRRIRAAKSDVRILMLTTYDDSDDVLGALSAGAQGYLLKDMPADEIAAAIRTVYTGGAVLPPHIANTLLHHVQSRVDKDAMRESPGASKPLEEVVHRELTDREREVLHCLAEGLSNREIAGRLFVTEGTVKNHVSSLIAKLGLRDRTQVALFAVRHGFGQMYP; encoded by the coding sequence ATGATTCGTGTGTGTATCGCAGATGATCAGCGTCTGATGCGCGATGGTTTGCAGACACTGCTTGCGCTCGAATCGGATATTCAGCCAAGCGTCCTGGCCGCTGACGGACTTGAGGCAGTGGCGGCGGCCCTCGGAGGACTTGTGGATGTGATGTTAATGGACATTCGGATGCCGACCATGGACGGGATTGAGGCCGTTCGTCGGATTCGAGCCGCCAAATCCGACGTCCGCATTTTGATGTTAACCACTTACGACGACAGTGATGATGTTCTTGGGGCACTGTCTGCGGGTGCCCAGGGGTATTTGCTGAAAGATATGCCGGCAGATGAAATTGCTGCCGCCATCCGCACGGTGTACACGGGAGGCGCAGTTTTGCCGCCGCACATCGCGAATACCTTGCTTCATCATGTTCAGTCTCGTGTCGATAAGGATGCCATGCGGGAGAGCCCCGGTGCGAGTAAACCGCTCGAGGAGGTTGTTCATCGCGAGCTGACAGACCGTGAGCGTGAAGTCTTGCACTGTCTTGCGGAAGGGCTCTCGAACCGAGAAATCGCGGGCCGTCTGTTTGTCACAGAAGGAACCGTTAAGAACCACGTGAGCAGCCTGATTGCAAAGCTTGGGCTCCGTGACCGCACCCAAGTCGCCTTGTTTGCCGTGCGTCACGGGTTTGGACAGATGTACCCATGA
- the mnmA gene encoding tRNA 2-thiouridine(34) synthase MnmA yields MMGKEISRTRVVVGMSGGVDSSVAALLLKQQGYDVIGVFMKNWDDTDEFGHCTATEDFEDVRRVCNQIGIPYYSVNFEQEYSERVFAYFLEEYKRGRTPNPDVMCNREIKFKELLNAALELGADYLATGHYAQVGQAEAGLFELRRAVDTGKDQTYFLHTLSQYPLGKAMFPIGHLNKPEVRKIAEQAGLATAKKKDSTGICFIGERNFREFLSAYLPAQEGDILTTSGEYKGRHEGLMYYTTGQRQGLGIGGGSGTGEPWFVVGKDLAKNVLYVEQGHDNPLLLSAGLLASEAHFIAGQAPAQTFSCTAKFRYRQPDQAVTVELKENGVCQVTFDEPQRAITPGQSVVFYQDAVCLGGAVIDEATALHGRD; encoded by the coding sequence ATGATGGGAAAGGAGATCAGTCGTACACGGGTGGTCGTTGGAATGTCTGGCGGCGTCGACTCGTCGGTTGCGGCGCTTCTGCTCAAACAGCAAGGATACGACGTCATTGGCGTCTTTATGAAGAACTGGGATGACACAGATGAGTTTGGTCATTGCACGGCGACGGAGGACTTTGAAGACGTGCGCCGGGTCTGCAATCAGATTGGCATCCCCTACTATAGTGTCAACTTTGAACAGGAATACTCGGAGCGCGTTTTTGCTTACTTTCTCGAAGAATACAAGCGAGGTCGCACGCCAAACCCAGATGTCATGTGTAATCGTGAGATCAAGTTTAAAGAACTATTAAACGCTGCACTGGAGCTCGGCGCCGACTATCTGGCCACAGGGCACTACGCACAAGTTGGACAGGCAGAGGCCGGTCTTTTTGAATTGCGCCGGGCTGTCGACACCGGCAAAGACCAGACCTACTTCCTGCACACGCTGTCTCAGTATCCGCTTGGCAAGGCCATGTTCCCGATTGGCCATCTGAATAAGCCTGAGGTTCGTAAAATTGCGGAACAAGCTGGGCTTGCCACGGCCAAGAAGAAAGACAGCACAGGCATCTGCTTCATCGGTGAACGAAACTTCCGGGAGTTTCTGAGTGCCTATCTCCCAGCGCAGGAAGGCGATATTCTCACCACGTCTGGAGAATACAAGGGTCGCCACGAAGGGCTCATGTACTATACCACGGGGCAGCGCCAAGGCCTTGGTATCGGCGGCGGTTCTGGTACAGGAGAACCATGGTTTGTTGTCGGAAAAGACCTGGCGAAGAATGTCCTGTACGTTGAACAAGGTCACGATAATCCGCTCTTGTTGTCTGCAGGATTGTTGGCCTCAGAAGCGCATTTTATTGCGGGCCAAGCTCCGGCCCAAACCTTTTCATGTACGGCGAAGTTTCGCTATCGCCAGCCTGACCAAGCAGTGACTGTCGAGCTGAAGGAGAACGGGGTCTGCCAGGTGACATTTGACGAGCCTCAGCGCGCCATAACTCCAGGTCAGTCCGTCGTCTTCTATCAGGATGCAGTTTGTCTCGGCGGGGCGGTCATCGACGAGGCCACTGCGCTTCACGGGCGGGACTAG
- the tkt gene encoding transketolase, whose protein sequence is MPFTTTDELAVQTIRTLSIDAIERANSGHPGLPMGAAPMAHVLWTRFLKYNPKNPKWFNRDRFVLSAGHGSMLLYSLLHLAGYDVSIEDLKNFRQWGSKTPGHPEFGHTPGVDATTGPLGQGIGMAVGMAMAERFLAATFNHDDAAVVDHYTYALCGDGDLMEGVASEAASLAGHLGLEKLIVLYDSNDISLDGPTTWSFTEDVKARFRAYGWNVLRVEDGNNLDEIEKAIEEARHSISRPTIIEVKTIIGYGAPTKQGTSAVHGAPLGAEEAKQAKAAYQWHNDEFHVPAEVHELYASRAAVGAEAEKTWDATLESFGREHPDSAQVFVDAMHGNVRLDFDKVLPKFEGGVATRDAFAKVVNAVAPHLPFLIGGSADLSGSNKTLLKDLGHFEQGNYGGRNFFYGVREHAMGAMLNGMTLHGGVIPFAGTFLVFCDYLRPALRLSALMKQPVIHIFTHDSIAVGEDGPTHEPIEQLASLRIIPGFRVFRPADATETGQAFQYALTHRDAPVALALTRQKVPTLPEVAAHAGDFERGGYVLFEHAGGDELIMMASGSEVHLVLGAAKKLAADGVHVRVVNMTSMELFDEQDEAYKESVLPSQVTRRFAVEMAHPMSWYHYVGLTGRILGINRFGASAPGDIVVEQYGFTEDNVLAIARDMVSR, encoded by the coding sequence ATGCCGTTTACAACGACGGATGAACTGGCCGTGCAAACGATTCGAACGTTATCCATCGACGCAATTGAACGGGCGAATTCGGGGCATCCAGGCTTGCCGATGGGCGCTGCACCGATGGCGCACGTGTTATGGACTCGTTTCTTGAAGTACAATCCTAAAAATCCGAAGTGGTTTAACCGCGACAGGTTTGTGTTGTCTGCGGGTCACGGTTCGATGCTATTGTACAGTCTCTTACATTTGGCTGGGTATGACGTTTCGATTGAGGACCTGAAGAATTTTCGGCAGTGGGGTTCAAAGACGCCAGGCCATCCGGAATTCGGACATACACCAGGCGTGGATGCAACAACAGGTCCGCTCGGGCAAGGCATTGGCATGGCTGTCGGTATGGCCATGGCTGAACGTTTTCTTGCGGCCACTTTCAACCACGATGACGCAGCGGTCGTAGATCACTATACATATGCTCTTTGCGGCGACGGCGACCTGATGGAGGGCGTCGCTTCAGAGGCGGCATCCCTCGCTGGTCACTTGGGCTTGGAAAAGCTGATTGTGCTTTACGACTCGAACGATATCTCCCTCGACGGGCCGACAACGTGGTCTTTCACGGAAGACGTTAAGGCACGTTTCCGCGCCTACGGCTGGAATGTCCTGCGCGTAGAGGACGGGAACAACCTCGACGAAATCGAAAAGGCCATTGAAGAAGCACGTCATTCGATTTCGCGACCAACCATCATTGAGGTCAAGACGATTATTGGTTACGGTGCGCCGACAAAGCAAGGGACGAGTGCTGTCCATGGGGCCCCGCTTGGAGCAGAGGAAGCGAAGCAAGCGAAAGCGGCTTATCAGTGGCATAACGACGAGTTCCACGTACCGGCGGAGGTTCATGAGCTCTATGCCAGCCGTGCAGCGGTGGGTGCAGAAGCTGAGAAGACCTGGGACGCAACACTGGAATCTTTTGGCCGTGAACATCCAGATTCAGCACAAGTCTTTGTGGATGCCATGCACGGCAATGTCCGTCTTGATTTCGACAAAGTGCTGCCGAAGTTTGAGGGCGGTGTAGCCACGCGCGATGCCTTCGCGAAAGTAGTCAACGCGGTGGCGCCGCACCTTCCATTTCTGATTGGCGGATCGGCGGACCTGTCCGGTTCAAACAAGACACTCCTAAAGGATCTCGGACATTTTGAGCAGGGTAACTACGGCGGGCGCAACTTCTTCTACGGTGTGCGTGAACACGCCATGGGCGCGATGCTCAACGGCATGACGCTGCACGGAGGTGTCATCCCGTTTGCGGGGACATTCCTCGTGTTCTGCGACTATTTGCGCCCCGCTCTCCGTCTCTCTGCGCTGATGAAACAGCCGGTCATTCACATCTTCACGCACGACAGTATCGCCGTCGGCGAAGATGGCCCAACGCATGAACCCATCGAACAACTGGCATCCTTGCGCATCATACCAGGGTTCCGCGTGTTCCGCCCGGCGGACGCCACAGAAACGGGGCAGGCTTTCCAGTACGCTTTGACGCACAGGGACGCACCGGTGGCGCTTGCGCTGACGCGGCAGAAGGTGCCCACACTTCCCGAAGTGGCTGCACACGCCGGCGATTTTGAGCGCGGTGGTTATGTCCTCTTTGAACACGCAGGTGGCGATGAACTCATTATGATGGCGAGCGGATCTGAGGTTCACCTGGTTCTTGGTGCCGCGAAAAAGCTTGCTGCTGATGGCGTACACGTGCGCGTCGTGAACATGACTTCGATGGAATTGTTTGATGAACAGGATGAGGCGTACAAGGAATCTGTCCTGCCAAGCCAGGTGACCCGCCGCTTTGCCGTGGAAATGGCCCATCCGATGTCCTGGTACCATTACGTCGGATTGACTGGCCGGATTCTTGGCATCAACCGCTTTGGGGCGTCAGCGCCTGGGGACATTGTGGTTGAACAGTACGGCTTCACTGAAGACAACGTGCTCGCGATTGCGCGCGACATGGTGAGCCGCTAA
- a CDS encoding ABC transporter permease, producing the protein MIRVAFALALVQWRQLIRDRRAFMMLIAFPVVLTSILSFALGGLFSGTSHPVVKLAIVNEDSGPAGAKLAQFLQGQSQYVNTVKAVTEGDAAAEVRDAHADVGLVIPPSYSRDMANGEKVALKLLATNSNSFQVSLISQLVSGYGLYAADIQFEKQHVVSSGTGKGALQASSAGIGNGSAVKFDETVSGLKPVSAGSYYAIGMMVMFLLSNAINRAHSMVEERQGDRYRRLLASPVGHFTLAMGQWLAMFFILTFQGIILLLCSRFILQIHLGPVGQTGLILVGYAASIAGIATALGSWVSSAQVVSGLAGVGSNIAAVLGGSIFPLYGFPQAMQYIGHALPNGQALTQLVDTVMGISTSELWLPFCYLVLLGLLLGAFGALRFGVPQRKGV; encoded by the coding sequence ATGATACGGGTTGCCTTCGCACTTGCCCTCGTCCAGTGGAGACAACTTATTCGCGACCGCAGAGCGTTTATGATGCTGATTGCGTTCCCCGTGGTGCTCACGTCGATTCTCAGTTTCGCACTCGGAGGTTTGTTCTCCGGCACGAGTCATCCGGTTGTAAAATTGGCCATCGTGAATGAAGACAGTGGACCTGCCGGGGCAAAGCTGGCGCAGTTCTTGCAAGGGCAATCACAATACGTTAACACGGTCAAAGCGGTCACCGAGGGCGACGCAGCTGCTGAGGTACGTGATGCGCATGCGGACGTTGGCCTCGTCATTCCGCCTTCGTACTCGAGAGACATGGCAAACGGTGAAAAAGTTGCGCTCAAGCTGCTTGCCACAAATTCCAATTCGTTTCAAGTGTCGCTGATTTCACAATTGGTGTCTGGATACGGGCTGTATGCTGCTGACATACAGTTTGAGAAGCAACATGTTGTAAGCAGTGGCACTGGGAAAGGCGCACTCCAGGCATCCTCAGCCGGGATTGGAAATGGGAGTGCTGTCAAGTTTGATGAGACCGTCTCCGGTCTAAAACCGGTGAGCGCAGGGTCTTACTACGCCATCGGCATGATGGTCATGTTCCTCTTGTCCAATGCCATTAACCGTGCCCACAGCATGGTTGAGGAGCGTCAGGGTGACCGCTACAGGCGACTTTTGGCCTCCCCTGTTGGGCATTTCACACTCGCAATGGGTCAGTGGTTGGCAATGTTTTTCATTCTCACTTTCCAGGGCATCATCTTGCTTTTGTGCTCGAGATTCATCCTGCAAATTCACTTGGGACCCGTCGGCCAGACTGGACTCATTCTCGTTGGCTATGCTGCTTCCATCGCCGGTATCGCCACTGCCCTTGGCAGTTGGGTGTCATCCGCGCAGGTGGTGAGCGGACTTGCTGGCGTCGGTTCAAACATTGCCGCGGTCCTCGGCGGGAGTATCTTTCCGCTCTACGGCTTTCCGCAGGCCATGCAGTATATCGGCCACGCGCTGCCAAATGGGCAGGCACTAACGCAATTGGTTGACACGGTCATGGGCATTTCAACGAGCGAGTTGTGGCTGCCGTTTTGTTATCTAGTATTGCTTGGGCTACTGCTCGGTGCGTTTGGGGCACTGCGATTCGGTGTCCCGCAGAGAAAGGGGGTCTGA
- a CDS encoding ABC transporter ATP-binding protein, giving the protein MLEVESLYKRFGHNVAVNNVSFQVQDGDSFGLLGPNGAGKSTTLAMMTGLLIADKGEVRLDGHTLKSDPKYLKRKMGLVPQSIALYENLTAEENLKFWGQVYGVGGSALQENVLWSLEVAGLTDHKKQLAKRFSGGMQRRLNIAVALIHRPSILIMDEPTVGIDPQSRNHILETVKNLNRDGVTVIYTSHYMEEVQYLCQRLAIMDNGEMIAYGDLEDVRQLAGAKSTVTLEIAGNSREVVQALKQDLTFQDVQHEGSAVVFQAQEAASAISRAVSIIANKGAELQKIDVAQPNLETAFLHLTGRRLRDSTADGGKEG; this is encoded by the coding sequence ATGTTGGAAGTCGAGTCGTTATATAAACGTTTTGGCCATAACGTTGCTGTCAACAACGTCAGCTTTCAAGTCCAGGACGGTGATTCGTTCGGCTTGCTCGGTCCAAATGGTGCTGGTAAATCGACAACACTTGCCATGATGACTGGGTTGTTGATTGCAGATAAAGGAGAGGTCCGGCTTGATGGACATACGCTCAAATCGGATCCAAAATACCTCAAACGCAAGATGGGGCTTGTACCGCAATCCATCGCACTCTACGAGAATCTGACGGCTGAAGAGAATCTCAAGTTCTGGGGCCAGGTTTACGGTGTCGGAGGTTCTGCGCTGCAAGAAAATGTGTTGTGGAGCTTGGAAGTGGCTGGTTTAACGGATCACAAGAAGCAACTTGCCAAACGTTTTTCGGGCGGTATGCAGCGTCGTCTGAATATCGCGGTGGCGTTGATTCACAGACCGTCCATTCTCATCATGGATGAGCCGACCGTTGGCATTGATCCACAGTCGCGAAATCATATCCTTGAGACAGTGAAGAACCTCAATCGAGACGGCGTTACCGTGATTTACACAAGTCATTACATGGAGGAAGTTCAATATCTGTGTCAGCGGCTTGCGATTATGGACAACGGCGAGATGATTGCGTACGGAGACCTTGAGGATGTTCGGCAACTGGCGGGTGCAAAGTCCACCGTTACGCTCGAGATAGCGGGCAACAGCAGAGAGGTTGTGCAAGCTTTAAAACAAGACCTCACGTTTCAAGATGTTCAGCACGAAGGGTCAGCGGTGGTGTTTCAGGCTCAGGAGGCAGCTTCCGCCATCAGCAGGGCTGTGAGCATCATCGCAAACAAAGGTGCAGAACTGCAGAAAATTGACGTTGCGCAGCCGAACCTCGAGACTGCCTTCCTGCATCTAACGGGCAGGCGGCTGCGGGATTCTACTGCGGATGGGGGGAAGGAAGGATGA
- a CDS encoding LysR family transcriptional regulator: protein MDTKDIALFLTIARLGSISRTADQMFMSQSTVTAHLQRLERNLGYALFHRLPNGVALTAEGQQLIPLAERLTALEDQILHPETEQTPVLNIMSGRAFLSADVPECLHRMARRAKVHLKVRLGMYDEMQNALLANQVDFCFLGEPIYHVNVKQVEFPADRVDLIVPKNHHFVRDFPGLHALNQEPFVAFGRPTSPFRKRVADLLAHQGVYPPIQMELDSIDGIKAMVGHGLGVSFLPRRTLHDATYKSYEIIPMSGDEWRRPTLLAYPAMQADRPLTSLFVEIVSNYYRELSNSQRR from the coding sequence ATGGATACCAAGGATATCGCGTTATTCCTGACAATTGCCAGATTGGGGTCAATCTCGCGGACAGCCGATCAGATGTTCATGTCGCAGTCCACAGTCACAGCCCATCTGCAGCGACTCGAACGGAACCTTGGCTATGCCCTGTTCCACCGCCTCCCAAACGGCGTGGCGCTGACAGCCGAAGGACAGCAACTGATTCCGCTCGCGGAACGGCTGACGGCGCTTGAAGACCAAATCCTGCACCCCGAAACAGAGCAGACACCTGTGCTGAACATCATGTCGGGACGAGCATTCTTGTCGGCAGATGTGCCAGAGTGCCTGCACCGCATGGCACGTAGAGCAAAGGTCCATCTCAAGGTCCGACTCGGGATGTACGATGAAATGCAAAATGCTCTGCTTGCAAACCAAGTTGATTTCTGTTTTCTTGGTGAACCGATATACCACGTCAATGTGAAACAAGTCGAGTTTCCCGCGGATAGAGTGGACTTGATTGTTCCCAAAAATCATCATTTCGTGAGAGACTTCCCCGGACTTCACGCACTGAATCAGGAACCGTTTGTCGCCTTCGGCCGGCCAACGTCTCCTTTTCGCAAACGCGTGGCCGATTTACTCGCACATCAGGGGGTCTATCCCCCCATCCAAATGGAACTCGACAGTATTGACGGCATCAAGGCCATGGTGGGACACGGCCTCGGCGTGTCATTTCTCCCCCGCAGGACGCTTCACGATGCTACGTATAAGTCATACGAAATCATTCCCATGTCGGGTGACGAGTGGAGACGTCCGACTTTGCTCGCATATCCCGCGATGCAGGCGGATAGGCCGCTGACATCTCTGTTTGTCGAGATTGTCAGCAACTATTACCGAGAGCTTAGTAACTCCCAAAGGAGGTGA
- a CDS encoding M3 family oligoendopeptidase → MTDSLQRRWNLDTVFPGGSTSPQFREFLDSLAADIEHLAVDLATNKGSEDVNEWVAVIETVQQLADRQREAGAFVSCLEAADMKDKDAKVLRGRISQQSAQLNSVFTSFDALLTDLSEATFSALLEDERLQTVRFGLEERRQRAKERLHPEQEQLISALMVDGYHGWSQLYDTVVGRTTLSFASEGQETTLSMGQAHNKLSAPDKAVRDAVFSKWEDAWAREEDVLGDTLNHLAGFRLAVYKRRGWDSVLKEPLDINRMDEATLSTMWDVIDKNKHFFVDYLQTKARLLGLDKLGWQDVEAPIGAASRTVPYDEARTFIVNQFRAFSPDMAAFAESCFDKRWIESEDRPGKRPGGFCTSFPVSEQTRVFTTYSGTIGNVATLAHELGHAYHQHVMRGLPRFAQSYAMNVAETASTFAEMVVADASLRVATSREERISLLDDKLRRSVAMFMNIHARFLFETQLYEERKQGLVSVDRLNQLMESAQEQAYAGALSTYHPRFWASKLHFYITGTPFYNFPYTFGYLFSTGIYAKARQVGPEFAHQYVRLLRDTASMRVEDLAAKHLGVDLRQPEFWQQAMDTLLTDVTEFMELTK, encoded by the coding sequence TTGACAGACTCACTACAAAGACGATGGAACCTGGACACTGTCTTTCCGGGGGGCAGTACATCGCCGCAATTCCGGGAGTTTCTTGATAGCTTGGCCGCCGATATTGAACACCTTGCGGTTGATTTGGCAACAAACAAAGGCTCTGAAGATGTGAATGAATGGGTAGCGGTGATTGAGACCGTGCAACAGCTGGCGGATAGGCAGCGTGAAGCAGGCGCGTTTGTATCCTGCCTCGAAGCGGCCGATATGAAAGACAAAGATGCCAAAGTCCTGCGGGGCAGAATCAGTCAGCAAAGTGCGCAATTGAATTCGGTGTTTACCAGCTTCGATGCCTTGCTCACGGACTTGTCTGAGGCCACGTTTTCAGCATTGCTTGAAGATGAACGGTTGCAAACGGTCCGTTTCGGTCTAGAAGAACGACGCCAACGTGCGAAGGAGCGTCTGCACCCGGAGCAGGAACAGTTGATTTCCGCCTTAATGGTGGATGGCTATCACGGGTGGAGCCAATTGTACGATACCGTGGTTGGACGAACGACCCTTTCCTTTGCAAGCGAAGGTCAGGAAACGACGCTGTCGATGGGGCAAGCGCACAATAAGCTCTCAGCCCCTGACAAAGCTGTCCGGGACGCGGTGTTTTCGAAGTGGGAAGACGCGTGGGCGCGCGAGGAAGACGTGCTCGGTGACACACTAAACCACTTGGCTGGCTTTCGACTTGCGGTTTACAAGCGTCGGGGCTGGGATTCGGTGCTCAAAGAACCCCTCGATATCAACCGTATGGATGAGGCGACACTCTCCACCATGTGGGATGTCATCGATAAAAACAAACACTTTTTCGTCGACTATCTGCAAACGAAAGCGCGATTGCTCGGCCTCGACAAACTCGGCTGGCAGGACGTGGAGGCCCCTATCGGAGCGGCTTCGCGGACGGTGCCATACGATGAGGCGCGTACGTTCATCGTCAACCAGTTCCGGGCGTTTAGCCCAGACATGGCGGCGTTTGCAGAGTCGTGCTTTGACAAGCGCTGGATTGAGTCCGAAGACAGGCCCGGAAAACGTCCCGGCGGCTTCTGCACCAGTTTTCCGGTGAGTGAGCAAACCCGCGTCTTTACCACTTACTCCGGTACCATCGGCAACGTAGCGACGCTTGCGCATGAACTCGGGCATGCCTATCACCAACACGTCATGAGGGGCTTGCCGCGGTTCGCACAGAGTTATGCCATGAACGTCGCGGAAACGGCTTCAACCTTCGCCGAGATGGTGGTGGCGGATGCGTCGCTTCGTGTGGCGACGAGCAGAGAAGAACGTATTTCGCTGCTTGATGACAAGCTGCGTCGAAGTGTCGCGATGTTCATGAACATTCACGCACGGTTCCTGTTTGAGACACAGTTGTACGAGGAAAGAAAGCAGGGGCTTGTCAGTGTCGATAGACTCAATCAACTCATGGAAAGCGCACAGGAACAGGCGTACGCCGGTGCACTGAGCACATACCATCCGCGTTTCTGGGCCTCAAAGCTCCATTTCTACATCACCGGGACACCTTTTTACAACTTCCCGTACACCTTTGGCTATCTGTTCAGTACAGGGATATATGCCAAGGCACGGCAAGTGGGTCCTGAATTTGCGCACCAGTACGTGAGACTGCTGCGTGACACCGCGAGCATGCGTGTCGAAGACCTCGCAGCGAAACACCTGGGTGTCGATTTGCGCCAACCGGAGTTTTGGCAACAGGCCATGGATACATTGCTCACAGACGTGACGGAGTTCATGGAACTGACCAAGTAG
- a CDS encoding ABC transporter permease, translated as MNTVFVIVLRFLKTSLRNRGNWIFMLLLPIAFTFIFGVVPNLGNHSKTPIAVVDNDNSLLSKAVVAKLSAQPQFEVLTVKPNMTERLMRQMKVSVLISIPSGFEADALANHQLTLGWTPAPNVGASENLANTTATLQTSIRQWMSFGEPAMQGAIRSGASTDQAVSAFVGGMTSADTVHSLLTTKPQVVQTSKNKNGFDTVPAGVQSTIGFSVMFITFAVFGSTSSILEERRKWTWQRMRASPIDKGYVVAGYGLAFFVMGWVQYGILVLASRLLFGIQVPWNGVMALVVSLYVLAMCGIALCVANLVKTSEQHMGIGSFVAIGSSMIGGAYWPVDIEPSWMQHVAWFVPQSWTMKAFEQAVNGVFVNTLWLPLGVLAAFALVFYITGIVQLRYAT; from the coding sequence ATGAACACCGTTTTCGTGATAGTCCTGCGATTCCTGAAGACCTCCCTGCGCAACCGCGGGAACTGGATTTTCATGTTGTTGCTGCCCATCGCTTTCACCTTCATTTTCGGCGTGGTACCTAACCTCGGGAATCACTCCAAGACCCCAATTGCGGTGGTGGACAATGACAACAGCCTTTTATCCAAAGCGGTTGTCGCGAAACTGTCCGCGCAGCCGCAGTTTGAGGTGCTCACTGTAAAACCGAATATGACCGAGCGTCTGATGCGACAGATGAAGGTGTCCGTGCTCATTTCGATTCCAAGTGGGTTTGAAGCAGACGCTTTAGCAAACCACCAACTGACCTTGGGGTGGACACCAGCACCGAACGTCGGTGCAAGTGAAAACCTTGCCAACACGACAGCCACGTTACAGACGTCGATTCGCCAGTGGATGTCCTTTGGAGAACCGGCGATGCAAGGGGCGATACGGTCCGGCGCATCGACAGACCAAGCTGTCAGCGCGTTCGTTGGTGGAATGACGTCCGCAGACACGGTCCATTCTTTGTTGACGACAAAACCGCAAGTTGTTCAAACGAGCAAGAACAAAAACGGGTTTGACACTGTACCTGCGGGGGTACAGTCTACGATTGGCTTCAGCGTCATGTTCATCACATTCGCGGTGTTTGGCAGCACCAGTTCCATTTTGGAGGAGCGGCGCAAATGGACATGGCAGCGAATGCGGGCGAGTCCCATCGATAAAGGATATGTCGTGGCAGGATACGGTCTCGCATTCTTCGTGATGGGTTGGGTACAATACGGAATTTTGGTCCTTGCGAGCCGCCTCCTGTTTGGGATTCAGGTTCCTTGGAACGGGGTGATGGCCCTGGTTGTGTCGCTTTACGTGCTTGCGATGTGCGGCATCGCGCTGTGTGTCGCCAACCTCGTGAAAACCTCCGAGCAACATATGGGCATCGGAAGCTTTGTGGCCATCGGATCGTCCATGATTGGCGGAGCGTATTGGCCGGTTGATATCGAACCGTCGTGGATGCAGCACGTGGCGTGGTTTGTGCCGCAGAGTTGGACGATGAAGGCGTTCGAGCAAGCTGTGAACGGTGTCTTTGTGAACACGTTATGGCTCCCGCTCGGCGTACTGGCAGCATTTGCGCTGGTTTTTTATATCACAGGCATTGTCCAATTGCGCTACGCAACTTAG
- a CDS encoding TetR/AcrR family transcriptional regulator, with the protein MSKQERHAHILRVAKQLFVERGYDDVTIADVIKASDIARGTFYLHFDSLESLLTALFEEVVQETWQRIAPILERVEGIEACTVETVHTVFRMFDNTDDSLVGVFFSGGGAEFMKRKEEAMYDQLGRLVEEAVAKRHHLLHNGQIPEAERNLKWTVVMLVSLVANMSHYAAHHVQPEARDEFEQHLVNFVLAGMMNQMQTLEVQNSSWSPKIG; encoded by the coding sequence ATGTCAAAGCAAGAGCGACATGCACACATCCTTCGCGTCGCCAAACAGTTGTTTGTAGAACGCGGCTATGACGACGTTACCATCGCTGATGTCATCAAAGCCAGTGACATCGCGCGCGGCACTTTCTATCTTCACTTCGACTCCCTCGAGTCCTTGCTGACCGCGCTCTTCGAAGAAGTGGTTCAAGAGACGTGGCAGCGAATCGCTCCCATCCTGGAACGCGTGGAAGGCATCGAGGCGTGCACGGTGGAGACCGTTCATACGGTGTTTCGCATGTTTGACAACACCGATGACTCTCTGGTTGGAGTGTTTTTCTCCGGCGGTGGCGCAGAGTTCATGAAACGCAAAGAGGAGGCCATGTATGACCAACTAGGCCGACTCGTGGAAGAAGCAGTCGCCAAACGGCACCATTTACTCCATAACGGGCAAATCCCCGAGGCGGAGCGAAATCTGAAGTGGACGGTTGTCATGCTGGTGTCCCTGGTCGCAAACATGTCACACTACGCAGCGCATCACGTCCAGCCGGAAGCAAGGGACGAATTTGAACAGCACCTGGTGAACTTCGTCCTCGCAGGGATGATGAATCAGATGCAAACGCTCGAGGTTCAAAATTCCTCGTGGTCACCAAAAATCGGCTGA